One segment of Carya illinoinensis cultivar Pawnee chromosome 1, C.illinoinensisPawnee_v1, whole genome shotgun sequence DNA contains the following:
- the LOC122285750 gene encoding uncharacterized protein LOC122285750 — MARTFFHKLLTYISSEDDSDVVLNEEADGQSSRHRDNRQRGKFIRHDHIQGQKRLFRYYFAENSVYPSNLFRMRFRMSCPLYLRILNEITAALRMMAYGVTGDFMDEYICIGETTAMESLKKFSETIVSVFSDKYLRSPNANDITRLLVVAE, encoded by the exons ATGGCTCGTACATTCTTTCACAAATTGTTGACATACATATCctctgaagatgatagcgatgttGTTCTTAATGAGGAGGCCGATGGACAGTCATCGAGGCATCGTGACAATCGCCAACGTGGTAAGTTTATTCGGCATGATCATATTCAGGGGCAGAAGCGCCTATTTCGCTATTATTTTGCAGAAAATTcagtatatccctcgaatctatttcgaaTGAGATTTCGGATGAGCTGTCCACTATATCTCcgtattctaaatgag ATAACTGCAGCACTTAGAATGATGGCGTATGgggttactggagattttatggatgaatacatatgTATTGGTGAAACCACCGCAATGGAGAGTCTCAAAAAATTTTCTGAGACAATAGTAAGTGTTTTTTCAGATAAATATTTGCGGTCTCCAAATGCCAACGATATTACCCGATTGCTTGTTGTTGCTGAATAA